In a single window of the Elaeis guineensis isolate ETL-2024a chromosome 8, EG11, whole genome shotgun sequence genome:
- the LOC105061423 gene encoding LOW QUALITY PROTEIN: double-stranded RNA-binding protein 3 (The sequence of the model RefSeq protein was modified relative to this genomic sequence to represent the inferred CDS: inserted 1 base in 1 codon), with translation MYKNQLQELAQRSCFNLPSYACIREGPDHAPRFKASVNFNGEIFEGPSNCTTLRQAEHAAAEVALTNLSTRGPSKSLAARVLDETGVYKNLLQETAHRXGLRLPVYTTVRSGPGHLPVFTCSVELAGMSFAGEPAKTKKQAEKNAAMAAWSALKQMPDLGSSSQQAREKEKSEEQEEVLVTRVLSNLRPNEENKPVRQRNQHQQRSRVILLGSREGTSSSFLNSLAFHHRWKVLDPLCAQQQRCFLAPKILPPMTLLQHSSITSQEPSFSKDKKSNNVPLLSSNRPLPSPQLEGKQKCEEEQSNGTSLPKPTPAYTPTPVYSQAFSMSNTSVANQVMDHRTQQNQMSTRPFGPSTGTTPARNLQVIPIPAVFASGGYRPPGIAPAVHIRSVIPVCAVPPMRPAVNTIPIQKKEEGEISAATSKLNRLHL, from the exons ATGTATAAAAACCAGCTACAAGAGCTAGCACAGAGGAGCTGCTTCAATCTCCCCTCCTATGCTTGCATCAGGGAAGGACCAGACCATGCACCAAGGTTCAAAGCCTCGGTTAACTTCAACGGTGAGATCTTTGAGGGGCCAAGCAACTGCACCACTCTAAGGCAGGCAGAGCATGCCGCAGCTGAGGTGGCCCTCACCAACCTCTCCACCAGAGGTCCTTCAAAGTCTCTGGCAGCTAGAGTCCTT GATGAGACTGGGGTGTACAAGAACCTTCTGCAAGAGACCGCTCACA CTGGCTTGAGGCTCCCCGTCTACACTACAGTGAGGTCAGGGCCTGGCCACCTCCCTGTCTTCACTTGCTCTGTGGAGCTTGCTGGTATGAGCTTCGCTGGTGAGCCAGCAAAGACTAAGAAACAAGCTGAGAAGAATGCTGCCATGGCTGCTTGGTCTGCTCTTAAACAAA TGCCAGATTTGGGTTCTTCCTCTCAGCAGgccagagagaaagagaagagtgaAGAGCAGGAAGAAGTGCTTGTGACTAGAGTTTTATCTAATTTAAGGCCTAATGAGGAGAACAAACCAGTGAGACAGAGAAATCAACATCAACAGAGGAGCAGGGTGATCTTATTAGGCTCTAGAGAGGgcacctcttcttcttttctcaatTCTTTAGCATTTCATCACAGATGGAAGGTTTTGGATCCTTTATGTGCTCAACAACAGAGATGTTTCCTAGCTCCGAAGATATTACCCCCAATGACATTGTTGCAGCACTCTTCTATCACTTCCCAAGAGCCATCTTTCTCCAAAGACAAAAAGAGCAACAATGTACCTCTCCTTTCATCAAATAGACCATTGCCTTcaccacaattggaagggaaacaAAAGTGTGAGGAGGAACAGAGCAATGGGACTTCACTTCCGAAGCCAACTCCGGCATATACTCCTACGCCGGTCTATTCCCAGGCTTTTTCTATGTCGAACACTTCGGTGGCCAACCAAGTGATGGATCATAGAACCCAGCAAAATCAGATGAGTACCAGGCCATTTGGTCCTTCAACTGGAACAACTCCTGCAAGAAATCTACAGGTAATTCCAATTCCAGCAGTGTTTGCCAGTGGTGGATACCGTCCACCTGGTATTGCTCCTGCTGTGCATATAAGATCTGTGATTCCGGTCTGCGCTGTCCCACCGATGAGGCCGGCGGTTAACACCATACCAAtccagaagaaagaagaaggagagatctCAGCAGCCACCTCAAAGCTCAACAGGCTTCACTTGTGA